In one Acipenser ruthenus chromosome 10, fAciRut3.2 maternal haplotype, whole genome shotgun sequence genomic region, the following are encoded:
- the LOC117407240 gene encoding actin-binding protein IPP-like, with the protein MACVGQAKVDSATATPHQSHYSSDKYAQLILAQMNRMRILKDFCDVQLLVGGRQFSVHRLVLAASSPYFSALFTGGMREADKDIVQILGVEADVFEMLLEFIYSGVVNVTVDNVQELIITADMLQLSEVVKICCEFLKVQMDPSNCVGIYQFLEQIACLDMMEFTENYIHVHFLEVCAGEEFPGLAKAQLVKILRSEELRIEDEYQVFIAAMNWVLKDVPRRKKHVVEVLDPVRFPLLSPQRLFKYIEGISDFSLRVALQTLLKEYTEVSKSPKENKMFSVLQPAKIRPRRKARKYLYAIGGYTRLQGGRWSDSRALSCVERFDSFSQYWTTVSSLHQARSGLGVAVLEGMIYVIGGEKDSMIFDCAERYDPVTKQWAAVASLNFPRCGVAVCSCHGALYALGGWIGSEIGKTMERYDPMDNKWEIVGRMAVPRYYFGCCELQGFIYVIGGISDEGIELRSAEVYDPVSKRWSALPVMSKRRAYVGVASLNDCIYAVGGWNEALGSLETVEKYSPEEEKWVEVAPMGVARAGVSVTAVNGLLYAVGGRTSSRDFSAPVTVDSVEIYDPHLDTWTEIGNMITSRCDGGVAVL; encoded by the exons ATGGCCTGTGTGGGTCAGGCCAAGGTGGACAGTGCCACGGCCACGCCACACCAGAGCCACTATTCCTCGGACAAGTACGCGCAGCTCATCCTGGCCCAGATGAACAGGATGAGGATCCTGAAGGACTTCTGTGACGTCCAGCTGCTGGTCGGGGGCCGGCAGTTCAGCGTCCATCGGCTCGTCCTGGCTGCCAGCAGCCCCTATTTCTCAGCACTGTTCACCGGGGGCATGAGAGAAGCGGACAAAGACATCGTTCAGATTTTAGGAGTGGAAGCTGACGTCTTCGAAATGCTTCTGGAATTTATATATAGCG GCGTGGTGAACGTGACCGTGGACAACGTGCAGGAGCTGATCATCACGGCAGACATGCTGCAGCTCAGCGAGGTGGTCAAGATCTGCTGTGAGTTTCTCAAAGTGCAGATGGACCCTTCCAACTGCGTGGGAATCTACCAGTTCCTGGAACAGATCGCCTGCCTTGACATGATGGAATTCACTGAGAACTATATTCATGTGCATTTCCTAgag GTGTGCGCCGGGGAGGAGTTTCCTGGCCTGGCGAAGGCTCAGCTGGTAAAGATCCTGCGGAGCGAGGAGCTGCGTATTGAGGACGAGTACCAGGTGTTCATCGCAGCCATGAACTGGGTCCTGAAAGACGTGCCCAGGAGGAAGAAGCACGTGGTGGAGGTGCTGGATCCCGTGCGCTTCCCTCTGCTCTCCCCACAACGGCTCTTCAAATACATCGAGG GTATTTCAGATTTCAGCCTGCGGGTAGCGCTACAGACCCTCCTGAAAGAATACACGGAAGTCAGCAAGTCACCTAAAGAGAACAAGATGTTCAGCGTACTTCAGCCAGCCAAGATCAGGCCCCGAAGAAAGGCGAGAAAGTATCTTTACGCTATAG GAGGGTACACTCGTCTGCAAGGCGGGCGCTGGAGTGACAGCAGGGCGCTGAGCTGCGTGGAGCGCTTCGATTCCTTCAGCCAGTACTGGACCACAGTGTCCTCTCTGCACCAGGCCCGCAGCGGGCTCGGGGTGGCAGTGCTGGAGGGCATGATATATGTCATCGGAG GGGAGAAAGATTCAATGATCTTCGACTGTGCTGAGCGGTACGACCCTGTGACTAAGCAGTGGGCTGCAGTGGCATCGCTGAACTTCCCACGATGTGGAGTGGCTGTGTGTTCCTGCCACGGAGCTCTCTATGCCTTAG GGGGATGGATTGGGTCAGAGATCGGAAAAACTATGGAGAGGTACGACCCCATGGACAACAAGTGGGAAATCGTGGGAAGAATGGCCGTGCCCCGCTACTACTTCGGCTGCTGTGAATTACAGG GTTTCATCTATGTGATCGGAGGCATTAGCGACGAGGGGATTGAGCTGCGCTCTGCAGAGGTGTACGACCCGGTCTCCAAGCGGTGGAGTGCGCTGCCGGTGATGTCCAAGAGGAGAGCGTACGTGGGGGTGGCCAGTCTCAACGACTGCATCTACGCTGTTGGAGGCTGGAACGAGGCCCTGGGCTCCCTTGAAACAGTAGAAAAGTACTCGCCGGAGGAG GAGAAGTGGGTCGAGGTGGCTCCGATGGGCGTGGCCAGGGCCGGGGTCTCAGTCACGGCAGTGAACGGGCTCCTGTACGCGGTGGGAGGGCGGACGTCCAGCCGCGATTTCTCAGCGCCGGTCACCGTGGACTCTGTGGAAATCTACGACCCCCACCTGGACACCTGGACAGAGATCGGGAACATGATAACCAGCCGCTGTGACGGAGGAGTGGCTGTGCTCTGA
- the LOC117405995 gene encoding riboflavin-binding protein-like — MMKLAAGCLFVLFSIVSCHKDKCLDGKDHRKYPSADPNMKECTIYSNSSCCYGNFTEQLVSPVLIVDHMHWDRCGKLSEKCEVFMKKIECFYQCSPHAAHWINPNYTAGILLAPLCLNFCDNWFEACKNDLTCARNWLTDFDWNYDGNHCRNSCVPYSQMYKNGRGLCQSMWGQSFVVSESPCRCLRLDGRDEVVMKYLLPDKDTDGSASEEVHSDERSCQLEGLGAVAGEEKAGEESVLLKQE, encoded by the exons ATGATGAAGTTGGCTGCAGGGTGTTTGTTTGTCCTGTTCTCCATTGTGTCCTGCCACAAGGACAAGTGTCTGGACGGAAAGGACCACAGAAAATACCCCAGCGCTGATCCCAACATGAAGGAATGCACAATCTACTCCAACT CGTCCTGTTGCTATGGAAACTTCACAGAGCAGCTGGTCTCCCCCGTGTTGATAGTGGACCACATGCACTGGGACCGGTGTGGAAAACTGAGCGAGAA ATGTGAGGTGTTCATGAAGAAGATTGAATGTTTCTACCAGTGCTCACCCCACGCAGCTCACTGGATCAACCCCAACTACACAGCTGGCATTTTGCTGGCCCCTCTCTGCTTGAATTTCTGCGACAACTG GTTTGAGGCATGCAAAAACGACCTTACCTGTGCTAGAAACTGGCTTACAGACTTTGACTGGAACTATGATGGAAACCACTGCAGGAATAGCTGTGTCCCGTACAGCCAG ATGTACAAGAATGGCCGCGGCTTGTGTCAGAGCATGTGGGGCCAGTCGTTCGTGGTGAGCGAGTCTCCATGCCGCTGCCTACGACTGGACGGGAGGGACGAGGTGGTGATGAAGTACCTGCTGCCCGACAAGGACACCGACGGCAGCGCCAGTGAAGAGGTCCACAGCGACGAGCGGTCCTGCCAGCTGGAGGGACTGGGGGCAGTGGCTGGAGAGGAGAAAGCAGGGGAGGA GTCAGTGCTACTAAAGCAGGAATGA